A part of Phoenix dactylifera cultivar Barhee BC4 chromosome 2, palm_55x_up_171113_PBpolish2nd_filt_p, whole genome shotgun sequence genomic DNA contains:
- the LOC103712792 gene encoding 50S ribosomal protein L11, chloroplastic-like: protein MATALSTSLSLPRAPSPSPCKPHLSSSFLPPFSSSFRPLLRGGPSLLRTPRPPAVKAMAPPKSSGKPKKVVGVIKLALEAGKATPAPPVGPALGSKGVNIMAFCKEYNAKTADKAGYVIPAEITVFDDKSFTFILKTPPASVLLLKAAGVEKGSKEPKLEKVGKITIEQLRAIATEKLPDLNCKNIESAMRIVAGTAANMGIDIDPPVLEPKKKVLR from the exons ATGGCGACCGCCTTGTCGACCTCTCTCTCACTGCCCCGCGCCCCCTCCCCGTCCCCCTGCAAACCCCACCTCTCATCCTCTTTCCTCCCtcccttttcctcctccttccgtCCACTCCTCCGCGGCGGACCCTCTCTTCTTCGCACTCCGAGGCCTCCCGCCGTGAAAGCCATGGCTCCACCCAAGTCCTCAGGGAAACCCAAAAAGG TGGTGGGTGTTATCAAGCTTGCTCTGGAGGCGGGGAAAGCGACTCCGGCCCCGCCGGTGGGTCCAGCACTGGGGTCCAAGGGCGTCAACATAATGGCCTTCTGCAAGGAGTACAATGCCAAGACCGCCGATAAGGCCGGCTACGTGATTCCCGCGGAAATCACGGTTTTTGAT GATAAGAGCTTTACTTTCATTCTGAAGACTCCTCCTGCTTCGGTTTTGCTTCTCAAGGCTGCAG GAGTTGAGAAAGGTTCAAAGGAACCAAAGCTAGAAAAGGTGGGGAAGATAACCATTGAGCAACTACGTGCCATAGCAACAGAAAAGCTGCCAGACTTGAACTGTAAAAATATTGAATCTGCCATGAGAATTGTAGCAGGTACTGCAGCTAACATGGGCATCGACATCGACCCTCCAGTACTTGAACCCAAGAAGAAAGTACTTCGATAG
- the LOC103712791 gene encoding transcription factor bHLH57 produces MERLQGPINPFLAGEGRSSECLELEVWSPSSGPETSYGSLIPDHYGHMPFLQLLQSAMQVEEETEEEEEQQLHFQVVQQQQQHHHHQQELLASFPPEANFQLLLRLQSHQDKKWTAEIDSVRAAEQLESCVTHASESQSDARGAEGHEPDHHGQLSAGTTRSPAAAGTRERKKRKRLRAAAASTKSTEEAESQRMTHIAVERNRRRLMNDHLAALRAVMPSSFVQRGDQASIIGGAIDFIKELEQLLLSIHAEKRRRTSAVVSSTCTAIRRTSSEEDACPVASAPASLEGFFISPQYTSYSQSQQQRRRVKEEEDGEESPEAVAEEVGVDVEATVVQGHVNLKVAGRQREGQLVRAIAALEELRLSVLHLNITSLDPSSILYSLNLKMEEGCKLGSADEIATAVHQIFGYINSCR; encoded by the exons ATGGAGAGGCTCCAAGGGCCCATTAACCCCTTT ttggctggagaggggaggagctcggAGTGCTTGGAACTGGAAGTCTGGAGCCCGAGTTCTGGTCCTGAGACGAGCTACGGCAGCTTAATTCCAGACCATTACGGCCACATGCCCTTCCTCCAGCTGCTCCAAAGCGCAATGCAagtggaggaggagacggaagaagaggaagagcagCAACTCCACTTCCAAGTCGTccagcaacagcagcagcaccaccaccaccagcaAGAGCTCTTGGCCTCCTTCCCACCGGAAGCCAACTTCcagctcctcctccgcctccagaGCCACCAAGATAAGAAATGGACGGCCGAGATCGACTCCGTCCGTGCCGCGGAGCAGCTGGAGAGCTGCGTCACCCACGCCTCCGAGTCCCAGTCCGACGCCAGAGGCGCCGAGGGCCACGAACCCGACCACCACGGCCAACTCTCCGCTGGAACCACCAGATCTCCGGCGGCGGCGGGGACGAGGGagcggaagaagaggaagcgatTGCGGGCGGCGGCGGCCTCGACGAAGAGCACGGAGGAGGCGGAGAGCCAGCGGATGACCCACATCGCCGTTGAGCGCAACCGCCGGCGACTCATGAACGACCACCTCGCCGCCCTCCGCGCCGTCATGCCCTCCTCCTTCGTCCAACGC GGAGACCAGGCCTCCATCATCGGTGGGGCCATCGACTTCATCAAGGAGCTCGAGcagctcctcctctccatccacGCCGAGAAGCGGCGGCGCACGTCCGCCGTCGTGTCCTCCACATGCACCGCCATCCGGAGAACCAGCAGCGAGGAGGACGCGTGCCCCGTGGCGTCGGCGCCGGCCTCGCTGGAGGGCTTCTTCATCTCCCCTCAGTACACGAGCTACTCGCAGTCCCAACAGCAGCGCCGGCGggtcaaggaggaggaggacggcgaGGAGTCGCCGGAGGCGGTGGCGGAGGAGGTAGGGGTGGACGTGGAGGCGACGGTGGTGCAGGGACACGTGAATCTGAAGGTGGCGGGGCGGCAACGGGAGGGGCAGCTGGTGCGGGCCATCGCCGCCTTGGAGGAGCTCCGCCTCTCCGTCCTCCACCTCAACATCACCTCCCTCGACCCCTCCTCTATCCTCTACTCCCTTAACCTCAAA ATGGAGGAGGGGTGCAAGCTTGGATCCGCGGACGAGATAGCCACGGCGGTGCACCAGATATTCGGCTACATCAACTCCTGCCGATGA
- the LOC103712790 gene encoding protein DMR6-LIKE OXYGENASE 1-like — protein MATAYTKLLLTDLVSSHVKQVPHNYIRPLSDRPDLLNVESNATIALIDLQGLTCEDRSQVVREIGLACRNDGFFQVKNHGIPKDVVDGMLRVAKDFFHLPESERLKSYSQDPTRTTRLSTSFNVKTEKVSSWRDYLRLHCYPLEDFAHEWPSNPPCFRQVVGEYCKNARELALRLLEAISESLGLESDYMEKALGKQGQHMAINYYPPCPQPELTYGLPGHKDPNAITILLQDGVSGLQVLIRNGKWVAVNPVPDTLVINIGDMIQVLSNDRYKSVLHRVIVNDTSERISVPTFYCPSPDALIKPAEAIADEEHPPIYRSFTYGDYYEKFWKRGLQSASCLDVFKL, from the exons ATGGCCACTGCTTATACCAAGCTTCTCCTAACTGACCTTGTTTCTTCCCACGTTAAACAAGTCCCCCACAATTACATCAGGCCTCTTTCCGACCGTCCCGACCTGCTCAACGTTGAGTCCAATGCAACGATTGCTCTCATAGATCTTCAAGGTCTCACCTGCGAGGATCGATCCCAGGTTGTTAGAGAAATTGGTTTGGCATGCCGGAATGACGGGTTCTTTCAG GTTAAGAATCATGGCATCCCAAAGGATGTCGTTGATGGCATGCTACGTGTTGCGAAGGATTTCTTTCATTTGCCGGAGTCGGAAAGGTTGAAGAGCTACTCTCAGGATCCTACAAGAACGACCAGGCTATCGACCAGCTTCAATGTGAAGACCGAGAAAGTAAGCAGCTGGAGAGATTACTTAAGACTCCATTGCTACCCTCTCGAGGATTTTGCGCATGAGTGGCCCTCCAACCCTCCATGTTTTAG GCAAGTTGTTGGTGAGTACTGCAAGAACGCGAGAGAGCTAGCCTTGAGACTGTTAGAAGCCATCTCCGAGAGCTTGGGGCTTGAAAGTGACTACATGGAGAAGGCACTGGGCAAGCAGGGACAACATATGGCAATAAACTACTACCCTCCGTGCCCCCAGCCGGAGCTGACCTACGGCCTGCCGGGCCACAAAGACCCCAACGCCATCACCATCCTTCTCCAAGATGGAGTCTCTGGTTTGCAGGTCCTCATCAGAAACGGCAAATGGGTGGCTGTCAACCCAGTCCCAGATACCTTGGTCATCAACATCGGTGACATGATACAG GTTCTTAGCAATGATCGTTATAAAAGTGTGCTTCATCGTGTAATTGTGAATGATACAAGTGAGAGGATCTCTGTCCCTACTTTCTATTGCCCATCTCCAGATGCACTAATTAAACCAGCGGAAGCTATAGCTGATGAGGAGCATCCACCCATATATCGAAGCTTTACCTATGGGGACTACTATGAGAAGTTTTGGAAACGAGGGCTCCAATCTGCAAGTTGCCTTGATGTGTTTAAACTTTAA